A DNA window from Macadamia integrifolia cultivar HAES 741 chromosome 4, SCU_Mint_v3, whole genome shotgun sequence contains the following coding sequences:
- the LOC122075175 gene encoding uncharacterized protein LOC122075175 isoform X1 yields MKSKRLVGLRDNVGRAWGEESRNNRLRADLILGDVIWVKINGNNWWPGQVVDENNVSDALKPQNRLAGEILVRLYGSYEYVYVDPLKCTAEFENILKQNNGSYGEIFRKALEHDLSCIRSSRRWKKGDSKPRGTPTLEAAKVEKLKQHGTRRTREADGLSFASNSPIRQEDNSRSQKRVKSGELVSRKAGEEASKNDAPKRGLVQTKLKANIPSSARSSPGRQQDNGRTRKRVGGETISSEKWEEASKQKQDVVQKKLKANSQNSASRSPRRQQDNSRSQKRVKSGELVSRKAGEEASKNDTPKRGLVQKKLKANIPSSARSSPRRQQDNDRTRKRVGGELSSSEKGKEASKKKQDVVQKKLKANSQNSARGSSRRQQGSSRPQNPVNSELISKKAGEGASEIDTQKQVQGQKKLRADSPNSVLSTSGKSQHLGERRMRVMQSLGLVSPCGSPFLRN; encoded by the exons ATGAAAAGTAAACGCCTGGTGGGTCTCAGAGATAATGTTGGCAGGGCTTGGGGAGAGGAATCAAGGAATAATCGGTTGAGAGCGGATCTCATCTTAGGGGATGTGATTTGggtcaaaatcaatggtaataACTGGTGGCCTGGACAG GTTGTTGATGAGAACAATGTGAGTGATGCTCTTAAACCCCAAAATCGATTAGCGGGTGAAATTCTTGTTCGACTGTATGGAAGCTATGAATA CGTGTATGTAGACCCTCTCAAATGCACCGCTGAGTTTGAGAAT ATTCTGAAACAAAATAATGGTAGTTACGGTGAAATATTTCGGAAAGCCTTGGAGCAT GATCTTTCCTGCATCAGATCTTCTAGAAGATGGAAAAAGGGAGATTCCAAGCCTAGAG GGACACCTACACTTGAAGCTGCCAAAGTTGAAAAGTTAAAGCAACATGGAACAAGAAGAACTCGGGAAGCAGATGGCTTAAGTTTT GCTAGTAATTCTCCAATAAGACAAGAAGATAACAGCAGAAGTCAGAAACGGGTGAAGAGTGGGGAACTTGTTTCCAGAAAAGCAGGAGAGGAAGCTTCGAAAAATGACGCCCCAAAGCGAGGCTTAGTTCAGACGAAACTCAAAGCAAACATCCCAAGCTCT GCTAGGAGTTCTCCAGGAAGACAGCAGGATAATGGTAGAACTCGGAAAAGAGTGGGTGGGGAAACCATTTCTAGCGAAAAATGGGAGGAAGcttcaaaacaaaaacaagatgTAGTTCAGAAGAAACTCAAAGCAAACAGCCAAAACTCT GCTAGTCGTTCTCCAAGAAGACAACAAGATAACAGCAGAAGTCAGAAAAGGGTGAAGAGTGGGGAACTTGTTTCCAGAAAAGCGGGAGAGGAAGCTTCAAAAAATGACACCCCAAAGCGAGGCTTAGTTCAGAAGAAACTCAAAGCAAACATCCCAAGCTCT GCTAGGAGTTCTCCAAGAAGACAGCAGGATAACGACAGAACTCGGAAAAGAGTGGGTGGGGAACTCAGTTCTAGCGAAAAAGGGAAGGAAGcttcaaagaaaaaacaagatgtAGTTCAGAAGAAACTCAAAGCAAACAGCCAAAACTCT GCAAGGGGTTCTTCAAGAAGACAACAAGGTAGCAGCAGGCCTCAGAACCCAGTGAACAGTGAACTCATTTCAAAAAAAGCAGGGGAGGGAGCTTCAGAAATTGACACTCAAAAGCAAGTTCAAGGTCAGAAGAAACTGAGAGCAGACAGCCCAAACTCT GTATTGAGCACATCAGGAAAATCTCAGCATTTGGGTGAACGAAGAATGAGAGTAATGCAGAGTCTGGGCCTCGTTTCCCCTTGTGGATCACCATTCCTCAGAAATTGA
- the LOC122075175 gene encoding uncharacterized protein LOC122075175 isoform X5: protein MKSKRLVGLRDNVGRAWGEESRNNRLRADLILGDVIWVKINGNNWWPGQVVDENNVSDALKPQNRLAGEILVRLYGSYEYVYVDPLKCTAEFENILKQNNGSYGEIFRKALEHDLSCIRSSRRWKKGDSKPRGTPTLEAAKVEKLKQHGTRRTREADGLSFASNSPIRQEDNSRSQKRVKSGELVSRKAGEEASKNDAPKRGLVQTKLKANIPSSARSSPGRQQDNGRTRKRVGGETISSEKWEEASKQKQDVVQKKLKANSQNSARGSSRRQQGSSRPQNPVNSELISKKAGEGASEIDTQKQVQGQKKLRADSPNSVLSTSGKSQHLGERRMRVMQSLGLVSPCGSPFLRN from the exons ATGAAAAGTAAACGCCTGGTGGGTCTCAGAGATAATGTTGGCAGGGCTTGGGGAGAGGAATCAAGGAATAATCGGTTGAGAGCGGATCTCATCTTAGGGGATGTGATTTGggtcaaaatcaatggtaataACTGGTGGCCTGGACAG GTTGTTGATGAGAACAATGTGAGTGATGCTCTTAAACCCCAAAATCGATTAGCGGGTGAAATTCTTGTTCGACTGTATGGAAGCTATGAATA CGTGTATGTAGACCCTCTCAAATGCACCGCTGAGTTTGAGAAT ATTCTGAAACAAAATAATGGTAGTTACGGTGAAATATTTCGGAAAGCCTTGGAGCAT GATCTTTCCTGCATCAGATCTTCTAGAAGATGGAAAAAGGGAGATTCCAAGCCTAGAG GGACACCTACACTTGAAGCTGCCAAAGTTGAAAAGTTAAAGCAACATGGAACAAGAAGAACTCGGGAAGCAGATGGCTTAAGTTTT GCTAGTAATTCTCCAATAAGACAAGAAGATAACAGCAGAAGTCAGAAACGGGTGAAGAGTGGGGAACTTGTTTCCAGAAAAGCAGGAGAGGAAGCTTCGAAAAATGACGCCCCAAAGCGAGGCTTAGTTCAGACGAAACTCAAAGCAAACATCCCAAGCTCT GCTAGGAGTTCTCCAGGAAGACAGCAGGATAATGGTAGAACTCGGAAAAGAGTGGGTGGGGAAACCATTTCTAGCGAAAAATGGGAGGAAGcttcaaaacaaaaacaagatgTAGTTCAGAAGAAACTCAAAGCAAACAGCCAAAACTCT GCAAGGGGTTCTTCAAGAAGACAACAAGGTAGCAGCAGGCCTCAGAACCCAGTGAACAGTGAACTCATTTCAAAAAAAGCAGGGGAGGGAGCTTCAGAAATTGACACTCAAAAGCAAGTTCAAGGTCAGAAGAAACTGAGAGCAGACAGCCCAAACTCT GTATTGAGCACATCAGGAAAATCTCAGCATTTGGGTGAACGAAGAATGAGAGTAATGCAGAGTCTGGGCCTCGTTTCCCCTTGTGGATCACCATTCCTCAGAAATTGA
- the LOC122075175 gene encoding uncharacterized protein LOC122075175 isoform X3 → MKSKRLVGLRDNVGRAWGEESRNNRLRADLILGDVIWVKINGNNWWPGQVVDENNVSDALKPQNRLAGEILVRLYGSYEYVYVDPLKCTAEFENILKQNNGSYGEIFRKALEHDLSCIRSSRRWKKGDSKPRGTPTLEAAKVEKLKQHGTRRTREADGLSFASNSPIRQEDNSRSQKRVKSGELVSRKAGEEASKNDAPKRGLVQTKLKANIPSSASRSPRRQQDNSRSQKRVKSGELVSRKAGEEASKNDTPKRGLVQKKLKANIPSSARSSPRRQQDNDRTRKRVGGELSSSEKGKEASKKKQDVVQKKLKANSQNSARGSSRRQQGSSRPQNPVNSELISKKAGEGASEIDTQKQVQGQKKLRADSPNSVLSTSGKSQHLGERRMRVMQSLGLVSPCGSPFLRN, encoded by the exons ATGAAAAGTAAACGCCTGGTGGGTCTCAGAGATAATGTTGGCAGGGCTTGGGGAGAGGAATCAAGGAATAATCGGTTGAGAGCGGATCTCATCTTAGGGGATGTGATTTGggtcaaaatcaatggtaataACTGGTGGCCTGGACAG GTTGTTGATGAGAACAATGTGAGTGATGCTCTTAAACCCCAAAATCGATTAGCGGGTGAAATTCTTGTTCGACTGTATGGAAGCTATGAATA CGTGTATGTAGACCCTCTCAAATGCACCGCTGAGTTTGAGAAT ATTCTGAAACAAAATAATGGTAGTTACGGTGAAATATTTCGGAAAGCCTTGGAGCAT GATCTTTCCTGCATCAGATCTTCTAGAAGATGGAAAAAGGGAGATTCCAAGCCTAGAG GGACACCTACACTTGAAGCTGCCAAAGTTGAAAAGTTAAAGCAACATGGAACAAGAAGAACTCGGGAAGCAGATGGCTTAAGTTTT GCTAGTAATTCTCCAATAAGACAAGAAGATAACAGCAGAAGTCAGAAACGGGTGAAGAGTGGGGAACTTGTTTCCAGAAAAGCAGGAGAGGAAGCTTCGAAAAATGACGCCCCAAAGCGAGGCTTAGTTCAGACGAAACTCAAAGCAAACATCCCAAGCTCT GCTAGTCGTTCTCCAAGAAGACAACAAGATAACAGCAGAAGTCAGAAAAGGGTGAAGAGTGGGGAACTTGTTTCCAGAAAAGCGGGAGAGGAAGCTTCAAAAAATGACACCCCAAAGCGAGGCTTAGTTCAGAAGAAACTCAAAGCAAACATCCCAAGCTCT GCTAGGAGTTCTCCAAGAAGACAGCAGGATAACGACAGAACTCGGAAAAGAGTGGGTGGGGAACTCAGTTCTAGCGAAAAAGGGAAGGAAGcttcaaagaaaaaacaagatgtAGTTCAGAAGAAACTCAAAGCAAACAGCCAAAACTCT GCAAGGGGTTCTTCAAGAAGACAACAAGGTAGCAGCAGGCCTCAGAACCCAGTGAACAGTGAACTCATTTCAAAAAAAGCAGGGGAGGGAGCTTCAGAAATTGACACTCAAAAGCAAGTTCAAGGTCAGAAGAAACTGAGAGCAGACAGCCCAAACTCT GTATTGAGCACATCAGGAAAATCTCAGCATTTGGGTGAACGAAGAATGAGAGTAATGCAGAGTCTGGGCCTCGTTTCCCCTTGTGGATCACCATTCCTCAGAAATTGA
- the LOC122075175 gene encoding uncharacterized protein LOC122075175 isoform X2 codes for MKSKRLVGLRDNVGRAWGEESRNNRLRADLILGDVIWVKINGNNWWPGQVVDENNVSDALKPQNRLAGEILVRLYGSYEYVYVDPLKCTAEFENILKQNNGSYGEIFRKALEHDLSCIRSSRRWKKGDSKPRGTPTLEAAKVEKLKQHGTRRTREADGLSFASNSPIRQEDNSRSQKRVKSGELVSRKAGEEASKNDAPKRGLVQTKLKANIPSSARSSPGRQQDNGRTRKRVGGETISSEKWEEASKQKQDVVQKKLKANSQNSASRSPRRQQDNSRSQKRVKSGELVSRKAGEEASKNDTPKRGLVQKKLKANIPSSARSSPRRQQDNDRTRKRVGGELSSSEKGKEASKKKQDVVQKKLKANSQNSARGSSRRQQGSSRPQNPVNSELISKKAGEGASEIDTQKQVQGQKKLRADSPNSVSSSVLSRTY; via the exons ATGAAAAGTAAACGCCTGGTGGGTCTCAGAGATAATGTTGGCAGGGCTTGGGGAGAGGAATCAAGGAATAATCGGTTGAGAGCGGATCTCATCTTAGGGGATGTGATTTGggtcaaaatcaatggtaataACTGGTGGCCTGGACAG GTTGTTGATGAGAACAATGTGAGTGATGCTCTTAAACCCCAAAATCGATTAGCGGGTGAAATTCTTGTTCGACTGTATGGAAGCTATGAATA CGTGTATGTAGACCCTCTCAAATGCACCGCTGAGTTTGAGAAT ATTCTGAAACAAAATAATGGTAGTTACGGTGAAATATTTCGGAAAGCCTTGGAGCAT GATCTTTCCTGCATCAGATCTTCTAGAAGATGGAAAAAGGGAGATTCCAAGCCTAGAG GGACACCTACACTTGAAGCTGCCAAAGTTGAAAAGTTAAAGCAACATGGAACAAGAAGAACTCGGGAAGCAGATGGCTTAAGTTTT GCTAGTAATTCTCCAATAAGACAAGAAGATAACAGCAGAAGTCAGAAACGGGTGAAGAGTGGGGAACTTGTTTCCAGAAAAGCAGGAGAGGAAGCTTCGAAAAATGACGCCCCAAAGCGAGGCTTAGTTCAGACGAAACTCAAAGCAAACATCCCAAGCTCT GCTAGGAGTTCTCCAGGAAGACAGCAGGATAATGGTAGAACTCGGAAAAGAGTGGGTGGGGAAACCATTTCTAGCGAAAAATGGGAGGAAGcttcaaaacaaaaacaagatgTAGTTCAGAAGAAACTCAAAGCAAACAGCCAAAACTCT GCTAGTCGTTCTCCAAGAAGACAACAAGATAACAGCAGAAGTCAGAAAAGGGTGAAGAGTGGGGAACTTGTTTCCAGAAAAGCGGGAGAGGAAGCTTCAAAAAATGACACCCCAAAGCGAGGCTTAGTTCAGAAGAAACTCAAAGCAAACATCCCAAGCTCT GCTAGGAGTTCTCCAAGAAGACAGCAGGATAACGACAGAACTCGGAAAAGAGTGGGTGGGGAACTCAGTTCTAGCGAAAAAGGGAAGGAAGcttcaaagaaaaaacaagatgtAGTTCAGAAGAAACTCAAAGCAAACAGCCAAAACTCT GCAAGGGGTTCTTCAAGAAGACAACAAGGTAGCAGCAGGCCTCAGAACCCAGTGAACAGTGAACTCATTTCAAAAAAAGCAGGGGAGGGAGCTTCAGAAATTGACACTCAAAAGCAAGTTCAAGGTCAGAAGAAACTGAGAGCAGACAGCCCAAACTCT GTATCCTCCAGTGTGCTTTCTCGAACATATTGA
- the LOC122075408 gene encoding uncharacterized protein LOC122075408 codes for MAVVLGNLVVLVSPWAGIPDRKAWPMLVDVVMNMPRRDLHAINGANVSTSLAAAKSFDPDGETKNFWIGDRHRANSKANTFDFDAYSSDEDNNNNGNGDEDNNEYDWEKKMRKRMKELEEMKELEKKAEELQSRMDDDEGDGDGQGKEETEEEKRIRVKRALEKVAKEQAERRATAKLMFELGQKAYGKGMYGRAIEFLEGALTIIPRPTLFGGEIQIWLAMAYEAKNRHADCIALYQQLEKQHPCVSIRRQAAELRYILQAPKLKISAEEMVTIPLIGSSYDSYAGTWSDKYKDRNQRRGDVTTNQLPSSRDFLGDFLVWRPQEGWEKNQAFWFAVTLWLGLVGVALFVQR; via the exons ATGGCCGTAGTGCTAGGCAACTTGGTGGTCCTGGTATCTCCTTGGGCTGGAATTCCGGACCGGAAGGCTTGGCCGATGCTTGTTGACGTGGTTATGAACATGCCCAGGAGGGATTTGCACGCCATCAACGGTGCCAACGTCTCTACTTCTCTTGCCGCCGCCAAGAGCTTCGACCCTGATGGAGAAACCAAGAATTTTTGGATTGGCGATCGACACAGAGCTAATTCCAAGGCTAATACTTTCGATTTTGATGCCTATTCAAGTGACGAGGATAACAATAACAATGGGAATGGAGACGAGGATAACAACGAGTAcgattgggagaaaaaaatgcGGAAGAGAATGAAGGAGTTGGAGGAGATGAAAGAGCTTGAGAAGAAAGCAGAGGAGTTGCAGAGTCGAATGGATGACGATGAAGGCGATGGTGATGGCCAAGGCAAAGAAGAGacggaagaagagaagaggattAGAGTGAAAAGAGCACTCGAAAAG GTGGCGAAGGAGCAGGCTGAGCGGAGAGCGACGGCCAAGTTAATGTTTGAGTTGGGTCAGAAGGCTTATGGGAAGGGCATGTATGGTCGGGCTATTGAGTTCTTAGAGGGTGCCCTCACAATCATTCCCAGACCTACTCTGTTTGGTGGAGAG ATACAAATATGGCTCGCGATGGCTTATGAGGCTAAGAACCGCCACGCAGATTGTATTGCTCTCTATCAACAGCTGGAGAAGCAACATCCTTGTGTCAGTATCCGACGCCAAGCTGCTGAGCTTCGCTACATTTTGCAGGCACCCAAGCTTAAGATATCTGCTGAAGAGATGGTTACCATACCATTGATTGGTTCCAGTTATGACAG CTACGCAGGGACATGGAGCGACAAATACAAGGATAGGAATCAAAGGAGAGGCGATGTAACAACCAATCAGCTTCCTTCTTCCAGGGACTTTTTAGGTGACTTCTTGGTCTGGCGACCACAGGAAGGGTGGGAGAAGAACCAAGCTTTTTGGTTTGCTGTAACCCTTTGGCTGGGCTTGGTTGGAGTTGCCCTCTTTGTTCAAAGATGA
- the LOC122075175 gene encoding DNA (cytosine-5)-methyltransferase 3B-like isoform X4, which translates to MKSKRLVGLRDNVGRAWGEESRNNRLRADLILGDVIWVKINGNNWWPGQVVDENNVSDALKPQNRLAGEILVRLYGSYEYVYVDPLKCTAEFENILKQNNGSYGEIFRKALEHDLSCIRSSRRWKKGDSKPRGTPTLEAAKVEKLKQHGTRRTREADGLSFASNSPIRQEDNSRSQKRVKSGELVSRKAGEEASKNDAPKRGLVQTKLKANIPSSARSSPRRQQDNDRTRKRVGGELSSSEKGKEASKKKQDVVQKKLKANSQNSARGSSRRQQGSSRPQNPVNSELISKKAGEGASEIDTQKQVQGQKKLRADSPNSVLSTSGKSQHLGERRMRVMQSLGLVSPCGSPFLRN; encoded by the exons ATGAAAAGTAAACGCCTGGTGGGTCTCAGAGATAATGTTGGCAGGGCTTGGGGAGAGGAATCAAGGAATAATCGGTTGAGAGCGGATCTCATCTTAGGGGATGTGATTTGggtcaaaatcaatggtaataACTGGTGGCCTGGACAG GTTGTTGATGAGAACAATGTGAGTGATGCTCTTAAACCCCAAAATCGATTAGCGGGTGAAATTCTTGTTCGACTGTATGGAAGCTATGAATA CGTGTATGTAGACCCTCTCAAATGCACCGCTGAGTTTGAGAAT ATTCTGAAACAAAATAATGGTAGTTACGGTGAAATATTTCGGAAAGCCTTGGAGCAT GATCTTTCCTGCATCAGATCTTCTAGAAGATGGAAAAAGGGAGATTCCAAGCCTAGAG GGACACCTACACTTGAAGCTGCCAAAGTTGAAAAGTTAAAGCAACATGGAACAAGAAGAACTCGGGAAGCAGATGGCTTAAGTTTT GCTAGTAATTCTCCAATAAGACAAGAAGATAACAGCAGAAGTCAGAAACGGGTGAAGAGTGGGGAACTTGTTTCCAGAAAAGCAGGAGAGGAAGCTTCGAAAAATGACGCCCCAAAGCGAGGCTTAGTTCAGACGAAACTCAAAGCAAACATCCCAAGCTCT GCTAGGAGTTCTCCAAGAAGACAGCAGGATAACGACAGAACTCGGAAAAGAGTGGGTGGGGAACTCAGTTCTAGCGAAAAAGGGAAGGAAGcttcaaagaaaaaacaagatgtAGTTCAGAAGAAACTCAAAGCAAACAGCCAAAACTCT GCAAGGGGTTCTTCAAGAAGACAACAAGGTAGCAGCAGGCCTCAGAACCCAGTGAACAGTGAACTCATTTCAAAAAAAGCAGGGGAGGGAGCTTCAGAAATTGACACTCAAAAGCAAGTTCAAGGTCAGAAGAAACTGAGAGCAGACAGCCCAAACTCT GTATTGAGCACATCAGGAAAATCTCAGCATTTGGGTGAACGAAGAATGAGAGTAATGCAGAGTCTGGGCCTCGTTTCCCCTTGTGGATCACCATTCCTCAGAAATTGA